A section of the Chlamydomonas reinhardtii strain CC-503 cw92 mt+ chromosome 10, whole genome shotgun sequence genome encodes:
- a CDS encoding ribosomal protein L3 — protein sequence MSHRKFEHPRSGSLGFSPRKRCRRGKGKVKSFPRDDASKPVHLTAFMGYKAGMTHIVRDVEKPGSKLHKKETCEPVTIIECPPMVVVGAVGYVKTPRGLRSLNTVWAEHLSEEVKRRFYKNWYKSKKKAFTKYAKKYSDGKKAIEAELAALKKHCCVIRVLAHTQVKKLGFGVKKAHLMEVQVNGGTVAQKVDFAYSMFEKQVSVDAVFQPNEMIDTIAITKGHGVQGVVQRWGVTRLPRKTHRGLRKVACIGAWHPARVKWTVARAGQQGFHHRTEINKKVYKIGKKGDASHLATTEFDVTKKEITPMGGFPHYGVVSEDYLMIKGCVPGTKKRAITLRRSLLPQTSRNALEEVKLKFIDTASKFGHGRFQTTEEKLKTFGRTKA from the exons ATGTCGCACAGGAAGTTCGAAC ACCCTCGTAGCGGCTCGCTGGGCTTCAGCCCCcgcaagcgctgccgccgcggcaagggcaaggtgaAGTCGTTCCCCCGGGACGATGCCTCCAAGCCTGTGCACCTGACTGCCTTCATGGGCTACAAGGCCG GCATGACTCACATCGTCCGCGATGTGGAGAAGCCTGGCTCCAAGCTGCACAAGAAGGAGACCTGCGAGCCGGTCACCATCATCGAGTGCCCTCCCATGGTCGTGGTCGGTGCGGTCGGCTACGTGAAGACCCCCCGCGGTCTGCGCTCGCTGAACACCGTCTGGGCTGAGCACCTGAGCGAGGAGGTGAAGCGCAG GTTCTACAAGAACTGGTACAAGTCCAAGAAGAAGGCCTTCACCAAGTAcgccaagaagtacagcgacGGCAAGAAGGCCATCGAGGCCGAGCTGGCCGCCCTGAAGAAGCACTGCtgcgtgatccgtgtgctggCGCACACCCAGGTCAAGAAGCTGGGCTTTGGCGTGAAGAAGGCCCACCTGATGGAGgtccag GTGAACGGCGGCACTGTGGCGCAGAAGGTCGACTTCGCCTACAGCATGTTCGAGAAGCAGGTGTCTGTGGACGCCGTGTTCCAGCCCAACGAGATGATCGACACCATCGCCATCACCAAGGGTCACGGAGTCCAGGGTGTCGTGCAGCGCTGGGGTGtgacccgcctgccccgcaaGACTCACCGCGGTCTCCGCAAGGTGGCTTGCATTGGCGCGTGGCACCCTGCCCGCGTGAAGTGGACTGTGGCCCGCGCCGGTCAGCAGGGCTTCCACCACCGCACTGAGATCAACAAGAAG GTGTACAAGATCGGCAAGAAGGGCGACGCCAGCCACCTGGCCACCACGGAGTTCGATGTGACCAAGAAGGAGATCACCCCCATGGGTGGCTTCCCCCACTACGGTGTGGTCAGCGAGGACTACCTGATGATCAAG ggctgcgtgccggGCACCAAGAAGCGCGCCATCACCCtgcgccgctcgctgctgccccagaCCAGCCGCAACGCGCTGGAGGAGGTCAAGCTCAAGTTCATCGACACTGCCTCCAAGTTTGGCCACGGCCGCTTCCAGACCACCGAGGAGAAGCTCAAGACCTTCGGCCGCACCAAGGCCTAA